AGTGTAGCAGTTCCCACCCATGAGGAAGGTGAAACTGAGAGTGATGATGAGCCAGCACCTACGAAGAAAGCCAAGATGTCAAAGGGCAAAGGGGTTGCTGTTGATCGAGACAgggcgaaaactccatctgtAGAGGAGCTGTATGATCATTTGAAGAATGGAGTCACCTGGGCTCCAACCAGGTTCGCCGACCTCAACCtgctgaaggagttgggtctagactctgatattgaggcaatgctgggacatttgaagatgccgaaactcctcaccatggcttatcctttctacaaggatgtcacttgtcagttcctatcctctcttgtggtcacttaccacgacacggcgcatgtgaggcaaggatggggaaaaatcacgttcaaggtcaatggaagggaatacaacatgaacttcaaggacatTGGGAGGGTCATGGGGTTCCAAGACCTAGAAGACCACTCACTTCCCAAGTGTGAGAACCTCCCCACAgagctttggaagttgatcactggaaacaggcactctaccggggctgacaagaactcacaCATCCGACACCCGTCTGTACGCTACCTCCACAGATTGCTAGTCCATGCTttctacccacggaagcaagctggtaatgttactgaggaagacatgcgactgctATGTCCGGCTATCCGTCCTTACGCTCAACCTGGAGTGTTACCCCTTCCCAGCACTGATATCTATGCTACCTTTGGGATGGTCAGTTTCTTTGTGGGCCGTCTCGAacactacagagactgggcgtggtacaccactgattcgcgcccaaagatggggataggcggaatgatcacaccactgctccaatttctgaatgttcccttgggaaaggacgcagcgGGGCCTAGGTTCATTGATGGCacctacttgaggattgccacctatttcagtgggatgtatgggaaggactacgtctaccactactacttgcagggcaagccagtcgaggtggttcttccaaaccggaaCCTGACGAGTTTAGAGATACCAGGagctgtcagcttcaacattccCCAGGAGTACTTTCTCGGAGAACACGGGCCTCTCGATCCAATTCAAGCAGCTTCATCAAGGAGAAGGAGTGTCCCTACGCAACCTGACCCGCCTGTTGCAGACACGTCTGAGCAtatctatggacctccgcgctactacttcaagccccATGACGGAGTCCTTCCCCCTGGAGCTCTCcgtgatgctcatgaccacattgGTCGTCTCCAGAGGTGGAACAAAGCTCAGGACAGAacgatagaaaagctgaaggataagtgcaaggcgctcagcaagactgtgaagaagcaggcaaagacttcagccaagttcatgaagaaagtagctgatgtcttaactaggggaggaatagctggatgtagctcagccgATTTCGCTTTCGCGAACACCTCAAACCCCCAGCCCCCACCCCCGCCTGATGCTCTTGGcttccccctcactgctgcgcagcttcagcgtaagtggaggaacccacccactcaacCTTCCACTTCCGGCAACAAATCCCCATCCCTCGCTTCTTCTGACAGTGAGCACGAGATTGACGAGGTTGAGAGCCAGCCATGGTATGGAGGCTCCGGTTCAGCATCCGGTGGTTACTACACCACCTTCCCtcctgacgacgacgatgctggggcatctgcccccacctattatccataggaggtacttctttctctcccttgtatataccatttcatttttgcatattagttttcttctCGGTATCTCCTTCTTTctttgacaacacagagactgtgtaactcaagtttgggggaggtaccaagcatttgatcatgtttgctttgattgtgtttcatttgagtcatgcattgccacacctatttgcataaaaaaaaaaaaaaaaaaaaagatttttcatttagtttgcatcatttgcaccattaggagagtctagagcatataggttgcattcacttgcattgggagcaatgattttaaatgccttgtaaagaacactacgttgcaccatTGAGTAGCCATGCACCTctcgaaaagacttgtatgtttcgagccttgaaaactcttcttgaaacttgttgattgctgaaactcagtctttgaagccaactacaaccttattagaaatgaatgaacttaatgcttcttgcttagggtcccttgtgtactgagtcatggctatacacactggagttgtcacatcttttatgccaatctttttgacaaactctagtggtagaccactcccaaaacctttccttccttttaagctttcattgtttgatgagtgaggccttcttcggaaagtcttacatgcgcataatgttgagagtatcgggaacgacaatgcttgatcttcatttttgctagattggacactctattgtctagctataggtgggagggtgagtgttgtgatcatgatttgggagaaataaaaaataaaaaggatagaCTCTTGTGCTTAAGTGAAATGATTttctgggataagtagagaacctctagctctagttttgaaaagtcttggcccccaacctaaaaaaaaaaatataaaaaaaaaagaaaagaaatcgaaaaaaaaaagaaaagaaagaaaagggggctagcaaagttgttaggagctaagaaatgttttgaggttgtagaaaaatcccttgtagatttcaaaaagaaagagttaaagttcttaggatctattggtgagagatgtgagttgggtttgacatttgggaatgattgtgtaattgtatgtttgggaaaagggtagaataatggagattgagcattgtatgcatgagttggtccctttcttagatatattatgtgcaatgtcaaggctacttgttttgagagtaaaccaccttaaagatcatatgttttgaacctcttgaatcacttgaataaaagccttccctttcCCAACCAAATTACTTGGACCAAcggaccatttgcaagaattcacctgatgttttgtgcttaatgaatgtgagagttggttgatttgaatgtgtggatgcttgatgatgagtgtagggacaaaaggatttgagataggcctagagaagctagagtgtaataagagagtgtgctaattatatttgctagttgtgtttcttttggctatgagctcccaccttcaaacctctctccttGCAAGTTCTAgaaagtttacttgaggacaagtaaaagaacaagtttgggggagttgatatcttgcatatttacattgttctatccatttattcatgtgcattttcatcatatagattaggacttagccatgtctaggttgcattttgcatgcatatgtctctatcaggtatttgagtaccacatggagtttctggagacatttgggtgcatttggagctcaaaaagaggtgattagagtgatctttggacgagcactgccggagcgacctctcggagcgacggcatgaggtcgctgtgcaccacatcccggagcgactcatccagagcgactgcacaaggtcgctcgcgttttcacgtcTGCAGACACACATTTACACCTCGGAGCGACCTTCCAGAGCGACGTGCTgaagtcgctcccgaagctcagagcgacctctcgcagcgacagggagaagtcgctcgcgtcttcatcacccggagacgcgagaacgagcccggagcgacctctcgcagcgacacagcgaggtcgctcccgaagcccagagcgacttgtcggagcgacgggctgaggtcgctccgtgttttgtttctgctcgaacttgtgatttttcaagggcattttggtcatttcattatgcacgtttttattttctaaacctatgttttattactctgtaagccaccaggaggcagatcatctttgttcttagaaaaaccaccaaaaacctttggaaagtgatctctttgaatcaattgatcaattttgttattgaaattctgtgttcCTTTTATTTcttgtatttctctacatgattaatctgaaatccaacatgggtttaagagggatcatggagattagtgagtaatcaccttttgaattcatgggttagggagattaagggtgattaggttagaactaggatgttttagtgtagatcattcatatttccttgctagtagagtgagcataaagcatcttctgagttggccactcaattgttgatccttaggcatttctcacccgaaaggtgttcgatgaaatgcccgagacaactctcctaggcttttagcaTGCtctgccaaagacatttgttgttagagatgctaagatagctaatagacttgttagtaatgattgctttcatatattcaaccaaagacatttgatgtttgaattgtgtttagtaaatgaacattcatctagacatagagtttgtttaggattgcgtctaagcttaaggttaatagattgattgatcgtttgccatctttagttcgaaacttgatcacccgaggtctaatccctatatccatgagttctcttttccaatagttaagaaagtatcatttagttattccttttaattagtcatagtttaaaaacccatctaaatcattggttgcacttagattaagtgattacttgcattctcggtgctttgatatctctcagaactggttcgacaatcatttatactacaacatttgtcttaggagccttgaaaactcctaacatcaaggACAACGTTCAATCTTTTCTCCCAAGATTCTTATAAACCTAGTGACATCTTTGATTTGTTTCCTGCAAAAAGGGGTCACATATATAGGTGAAAATATGTATAGAAAATTGGATTGAAATGAAAAAAGAGACGTGTCTAAACTCTACAACTGCAGTTACTTAGAATCCATGAATcacataaataaaagaaaacaagagaAGCTTTGAAGAGGTAGAAAAGATGAAGAACGGCTTTTCTTGAGTGAAATCAAGATGGTTTTGGATGAGCAAAAAAacttgatatcttgcatatttacattgttttatccattcatccatgagcattttcatcatatagattagaatttagccatgtctaggttgcattttgcattcattgtccttattaggtgttggagtgtgccatggagtgatttgagatgtttgggagcattgtgatccaaaaggagatgaaagatgagcatggatggagccTTTAGAGAAATTTCCTGTTTCTAAAATTTTGTGGAGACAcagaaaattgagttagctttctaatggaagtggtttcaagtcatttggagatgtaatgaaggagttatgatccatttactagaggcatatccatcctggtcgagcatcgcagagtgacctctcagagcgacctaccgaggtcactcccagccagagcgaccagctcaagtcacTCGCGTTTTGACGTGGTGAGACACGAAGAAACGCGTCGGGAGTGACCTCctggagcgactatgctaggtcactccgcgtgttttgcttggatgattttttatgttatttcaggggttttttggtcatttgttttgatgttttacactttctaaacctaagttaagtacttttgtaagccattggaggcaagataatctcttttctagagaagaactagtaaaaaacctcttttgattgagatttcattgctttcatcttgtgttcttgttgatttcttatctatttctctacatgattaatctgaaatccaatatgggtttaagaggaatcatggagattagtgagtaatcaccttttgaattcatgggttagggagatcaagggtgattaggttagttctaggatgttttagtgtagatcattcttgttccttgctagtagagtattcataatgcatcttctgagttggccactcaaaagttgatcaataggcatttctcacccaaaaggtgtttgatgaaatgcctgagacaactctcctaggcttttagtatactttgccaaagacatttgttgttaaaggtgctaagatagctaatagacttgttagtaatgattgctttcatattattcaaccaaagacatttgatgtttgagatatgttagcaaatgagcattgaTCTaaacatagagcttgcttagaattgtgtctaggcttaaggttgatagtttgattgatcatttgccatccttagttcgatacttgatcacccaaagtctaatccctatgcccatgagttctcttttcccttagtcaagaaagtatcattttgttatttctttctagtattagtagtagtttaaaactcatctaaatcattggttgcacttagattaagtgagtacttccATTCTGAgagctttgatatccctcagagctggttcgacaatcatttatactacaacatttgtcttaggagccttgaaaactcctaacatcaaaactcaaaatattAGAGTGAATGATTTATGCTAATCTTCAATTAGGGATTTTAAATGGAAGGAGAATAGGTAGAAGAGATCGTGGATGAAGAGTggatagttatatttttttctacgCTTTATCCGGTTTTgatatagttattaaaaaaatttgtaaacatTAATTATGTGGCAAATTTTGATTGGGGATGTGACTTgtgctttaatatataaaagattaattataaatttattaaagataacattgactttaaccactgaatttattataattgttttatattttattttaaaattttatagttgaaaatatgttttaagataacaacacaatatataagaattatcttattttctaaaaattaattttgttaataaaaattagtttttgataattaattatataaaaaattcattaaggatattatagatattaacctctctaactttcaacgtgagagctcgattccaaaaatttacttcgcaaataatataacaacacaatatataagaattatcttattttttaaaaagttaattttattaataaaaattcgttttgataattgattatatataaaattcattaaggaaattatagatattaaccgctctaacaacacaatatatcagaattatcttatttttttaaagttaattttattaataaaaattcgtttttgataattaattatatataaaattcattaagagtattatagatattaaccgctcaaactttcaacgtgagagctcgattccaaaagtttagttaattttattaataaaaattttgtttttgataattaattatacataaaattcattaagggtattatagatattaaccgctctaacaacacaatataagaattatcttatttattaaaaacttaattttattaataaaaattcgtttttgataattgattatatataaaattcattaagggtattataaatattaaccgctctaactttcaacgtgagggctcgattccaaaaatttacttcgcaaataatagtatagatatctatcttattaaagggAAATTGTGCtctttaaaaattatctttAGTTCATGCTTGATTTACATAATCTATTACTACTACCATTTAGgtcttttatttttgagaaattcTCTATGATAgccatttttagtttattttccaaaaaatagTCTTCAAtcaaaaaaatgaccaaaagaaattttatcaaagggtaaaatatatttttaccctAGGTTTAATGTGCAATCTGtaagaaattgcatagtcttGGATTTAAACCCTAGACTTTGGTGTATAAGTTTTTTAAACTTTAACCACTAGGATACGATACTTCCacagggttaactaatctaaatttagtgtttagagttaaAAGGTGGGTTTTGAGCATaaggtttcaaatttaaaataaaaatttaaattaaaaaaaaaagtaaaataaaatgggctattttggtcattttcttccgTTAAGgctattttttgacaaaaactttaaaaatgctatttaaaagaattgtcttttattttggaccaaaaaaatgtaacatttaagtatttcttaaaaagaactaaaaagATACTACCATAGATTTTTTCCTAAAGATTTtgtacttttaatattttttgttccaaatataaaaatatatttatcacatattttttatacaaatacgtatttaattttaagatatttaataaacaatttcgtatttaattttaaagtattatgataaattaatataatacaGTTGGTTTTATGCAATgagaaataagaaaatttatgaTATATTAAGATGTACAgttaataaaactattaaatcattactttacaaattattttataaattttaaaactaaatataagtaacaaatatataattattttattaaatataatgtatatttccattttatcataaatgaattttaatttatttgcatgatttaattttaaaataattaaattaatcataatcTTTATCAaagtattataataaattatacaatAGTTAACTAATCgttgataaaattaaatttaaaaagtaaaatccaaaataacacaaattcatgtatttgaaaataggaatgtatttatttacaaaacataatataaataagaaaatatattaaaaacatgaaatattttttatttactaaaaaaatatttataagttataatattaaatattagatatatatatttgttttacttGTTGAAACTattcaaattaactaatatttttattatctgattatatattattattgtaatttttataatagtcaactatttacattataaaatattaaaaaaaacatataaggtcatttttgttataaaatatttaatattttctaacaaTGCAAAACCGATTAGAACTTAACAAAACTGAAAATAGAAATTTgcaatttttattgaaaatagcCTTCATAAATCCAAACAATAACTATATCTGACATCTCAAAAATATATGCATAAAATATTCAAAGGTTTCCTCATTGACCAAAATTTATCACCTAAAACACCTAAAATCAACCATGAACAAGATTTAATGTAAGTTATATAAACAacttaaaatgtatatatatatatataattcatgtataaaattataatttaattgaaGAAATTTTCTGATCAAAATCAAGTTCTTTTTATTTGGTTGGGTTTAAAAAGCACATATCGTTTCTCTTGCATGGTCGGCATTGACATTGACTCCTTTGTGAATTACTTTATACCTCACTTGCATCGACAAGTGGAAAGCGACCCACACATCTTGGAGTCTTGGACTCTTCTTTGCTTCTTTTGTTTTCgtaatcttctttttttggtgtaaattcgtaatcttctttttttcgtTAGATGCAAACTTTTTCTATTTACAATACTATTTACAATGCTTGAGTTCCTCGCAAAGAGGTGAAACCACATTTTTTCGTAATCTTCTTTACTCATCCACTATACCTGATTATTAAATATATCCAGACACAGATAGAAGCTTCGATTGAATATATCCAATCTTATATGTATATCAATTATGGCAACCTTACGGAATAACAAAATGGTGTTTGAAACTTGATTCCGCAAGTATTTcaccaataaataaaaattgcaaaaaaaacaatgcaaaaaCGTATTTACTGAAAACAATATAAAGGAAAATTCCACGAAGTAGAAAAATAAGTCTTAGTTgattatttacaaaatcaatattttaatatcattaAATTATATGACAataccattttaaaattttaaatatatcgtAATAATTctttaataataaatagttatgtTGTAAATTAAGTtacactattatttattttataatattataaaatgtcAATCTATTATTACAACGTTGAAAATAAGCATAATAAgaactaaatttaaataaattttagttattttcacattttgtaataattagtttaattaaatatatttgtctttttataacaaaatattttaatcagtTTAATATGTATTCCATCATTttgcaaattttatattttccgcagcttaattaattttcttcgtagtttaactatttttttcgTGTTTCCGCAATTAAGCAATAGTTACCAATCAgagccatatatatatatataggcacAGTTAGTTTTCAAAAGTAgtgtaaatatttaaaaaattgttaatcACAACCGGctttaagatttataaatttgattttgggTCGGTTTGGATTCGGTGGGATTGGTTCTtggttaaaatttttgttttatatgtgTCTCTACGTGGATCGGATCTTGGTTAGAATGATATATGTGATAAAAGTTTGGACGTTTAGTTCCACTGTcggaaatatatatatctacacATGTAAATCATACTGActagaaaaacaaaatcatacTGATCGGTTCTTAGTGACGCTAATATTTGTCTCATTCCTAAGAAAGACAAACCGAATGAAATGTCTCAGTTTTGACCCATCAGTCTTTGCAATGTCAGCTACAATATAATATCCAAAGTATTATGCCAGCGATTAAAGAAGTTACTACCGGATCGGATATCTGAGACCCAGTCAGTCTTTGTTGCTGGAAGACAGCGAGTAAAGCTTACGATCGGCTAGAATGGGTTTTCATCAGTGCGGTTATGAGTAAGATGGGATTTTCAAGTACATGGATAGAGTGGATAATGCGATGCGTAACATCGGTGAAATATCAAGTCATGTTCAATGGTCAGCCAAGATGAAATATAACTCCGCAGAGGGGATTGCGTCAAGGAGAtcatttgtctcctttcatcttTATCATATGCACGGAAGCACTCGTTAGTCTTCTTAATCACGCAAAGATCCAAGGTAAGATAACAGGGATGTGCGTTTCACATGCTAGCCCCCGGTATCAAACCTTTTTTTGTGATGATAGCCTGTTTTTcagtaaggcggagccccgtgaatgcgATGAAGTCATGAAAGTTCTTAAGACTTATGAGGAAGCTTCTAGAAAATGTATTAATTTCGAAAAATCATCCCTCCTCTTTGGTAAAAAGATACCTGGCAGTGTGAAAAAGACTATCAAAAGCTCAACGGAGGAATGGGAAGTTATGTTGGTATCCCGGAAGATAATATTGGCTCAAAAAGGAAGTTGTTTGCTTTCTTGAAGGATCATTTGCAGAATCGTATTAACGGCTGGACAGGCCGTGGCTAACAAAGGGAGGAAATGAAGTACTCATAAAGTCTATCCTTTTGGCATTACCTACCTATGTAATGTCGACTTTGCTACTACCATTAGAGACTTGTGAGAACTTAGCTAGTATCattgcacaattctggtggagtttAAACCTTCCTAAAAGAGGTATACATTGGGTAAAATGGGAAAAACTCTGCAAACtaagagaagagggaggaaTAGGATTCATGATGATCCATGACTTCAATCTTGCCCTACTAGGCAAACCGTTATGGCGCTTGGTACAATACCCAGACTCTTTAGTAGCTAGAGTTCTAAGGGACAAATACTTCAGAAGTAGCACGCCTTTGCGGCTAAACAAGGCAGATAGACCCTCATATGGATGGACAAGTATAATGGCAGCGAAACCTTTAATGTTGTTGGGTATCAGACAAAAGGTACACTCTGGGAATGAGATTAGAGCGTGGGAAGACAATTGGATACCAACGATAGCAGCAAGACCAGCTCGACCACTAGCGGCAGTGGTTCATCCAATAATGTCAGTTCGTGATCTGATGACAGGCGATCCAAAAGCATGAAACTCATAGATGCTTGAAAA
The nucleotide sequence above comes from Brassica napus cultivar Da-Ae chromosome A9, Da-Ae, whole genome shotgun sequence. Encoded proteins:
- the LOC125578111 gene encoding uncharacterized mitochondrial protein AtMg00310-like; translation: MSTLLLPLETCENLASIIAQFWWSLNLPKRGIHWVKWEKLCKLREEGGIGFMMIHDFNLALLGKPLWRLVQYPDSLVARVLRDKYFRSSTPLRLNKADRPSYGWTSIMAAKPLMLLGIRQKVHSGNEIRAWEDNWIPTIAARPARPLAAVVHPIMSVRDLMTGDPKA